In Populus nigra chromosome 1, ddPopNigr1.1, whole genome shotgun sequence, one genomic interval encodes:
- the LOC133681006 gene encoding NAC domain-containing protein 14-like: protein MVAMVSMDSLPLGFRFRPTDEELISHYLRLKINGRDSEVEVIPEIDVCKWEPWDLPGQSVIKTDDPEWFFFCPRDRKYPNGHRSNRATDAGYWKATGKDRTIKSRKSAGNTTLIGMKKTLVFYRGRAPKGKRTNWIMHEYRPTEEDLDGTGPGQVAFVLFRLFRKPEERTNGVKYDEIEQIGYSPTAAKSSPDNASSDLVQETATSDMHSGKQSEDIKMWLTESDNVTANSVGPVDICSNRHATSDIEDQVPEATAVEACPLLDESSLIHEPVSGELDREVFSPVQSHIPADLGCYIDSPYASDFGNDQNGFPFQDVSIEQDVSITELLDGFFNNHDECSGEETSKINVGVGTETQLCGQIPPGNSYAPDNGIYSFMNNLQHVSLMRVPAWPSDQFCSNELFQMQPALGTLRAPTPVFYGELGRGNISHFGNNFVGQDAPSAKSAISSFGVLNSMEEATSQMTSVDNGSGVSGTGIKIRARQPRVRPQSDIFIAQGSGPRRILLQLQTKLLSESVGYCKVKDAGYIEDEDEVQSSVTEATGDAEKQTPTADYLQKESPLPSSKTNREIAEESSSDLRLRAKKEGESESSQIASAAFPAAPPVYVSIFLLLIAIVAFAGIWRSHMTVKFLWIQDGASDNL from the exons ATGGTGGCTATGGTGTCTATGGACTCCCTACCTTTAGGGTTTAGATTCAGGCCAACTGATGAAGAATTGATAAGCCACTACTTGAGACTCAAAATCAACGGTCGTGATTCTGAAGTCGAAGTCATACCTGAAATTGATGTTTGTAAATGGGAGCCTTGGGATTTGCctg GGCAATCTGTGATAAAGACTGATGATCCAGAGTGGTTCTTCTTCTGCCCACGAGATAGGAAGTATCCTAATGGTCATCGTTCAAATAGAGCAACAGATGCTGGATATTGGAAGGCTACGGGGAAGGATCGAACAATAAAGTCTCGGAAATCGGCTGGTAATACGACCTTGATTGGTATGAAGAAAACATTGGTTTTCTACCGTGGTCGTGCTCCAAAGGGAAAGCGTACGAACTGGATAATGCATGAGTATCGTCCCACTGAAGAGGATCTTGATGGTACCGGCCCTGGCCAG GTTGCATTTGTCCTTTTTCGCTTATTCAGAAAGCCAGAAGAGAGAACCAATGGTGTAAAGTATGATGAGATAGAACAGATTGGATACTCTCCTACAGCTGCTAAGTCCTCTCCTGATAATGCATCATCAGATCTAGTTCAAGAAACAGCTACATCTGACATGCATTCAGGAAAGCAGTCAGAAGATATAAAGATGTGGTTGACTGAGTCTGACAACGTGACTGCTAATTCTGTGGGGCCTGTTGATATCTGCAGTAATAGACATGCAACTTCAGATATTGAAGATCAAGTGCCAGAAGCAACAGCTGTGGAG GCATGTCCGCTGCTGGATGAAAGTTCTCTTATACACGAGCCTGTATCTGGTGAACTTGATCGTGAAGTTTTCTCCCCAGTGCAATCACATATTCCAGCAGACCTAGGATGCTACATAGATTCACCTTATGCCAGTGACTTTGGCAACGATCAAAATGGATTTCCTTTTCAGGATGTCTCCATTGAACAGGATGTATCCATCACAGAATTGTTAGATGGCTTCTTCAATAACCATGACGAGTGTTCTGGTGAAGAAACAAGTAAGATCAATGTGGGTGTTGGAACTGAGACTCAGTTGTGTGGTCAGATACCACCAGGAAACTCTTATGCTCCGGACAATGGTATATACAGTTTCATGAACAATTTACAG CATGTTTCGCTCATGAGAGTCCCAGCGTGGCCTAGTGATCAATTTTGTAGCAATGAACTATTTCAAATGCAGCCTGCACTTGGAACTTTGAGAGCACCCACTCCTGTTTTTTATGGAGAACTTGGAAGGGGAAATATTAGTCATTTTGGCAATAATTTTGTTGGACAAGATGCTCCATCTGCCAAATCTGCAATCTCATCCTTTGGTGTGCTTAATAGTATGGAAGAAGCAACCAGTCAGATGACTTCTGTAGACAATGGCAGTGGTGTTAGTGGAACTGGAATCAAGATTAGGGCCCGCCAGCCTCGAGTCCGACCACAGTCAGACATCTTCATTGCCCAGGGCAGTGGCCCAAGAAGAATCCTTCTGCAGCTGCAAACGAAGCTTTTGTCTGAGTCAGTTGGATATTGCAAGGTTAAAGATGCAGGCTacattgaagatgaagatgaggtGCAATCATCTGTAACAGAG GCCACTGGAGATGCTGAAAAACAGACCCCTACAGCTGACTATCTGCAGAAAGAAAGCCCACTTCCTAGTTCCAAGACTAACAGAGAAATTGCTGAAGAATCTTCTTCAGATTTGAGGTTAAGGGCGAAAAAGGAGGGTGAATCCGAGAGCAGCCAGATAGCATCAGCAGCATTTCCAGCAGCACCTCCAGTTTATGTCAGCATTTTCCTCCTCTTAATCGCAATCGTAGCGTTTGCTGGAATATGGAGATCCCATATGACCGTGAAGTTTCTCTGGATACAGGATGGTGCAAGCGATAATTTGTAG